The genome window TATTCGTGCTGTTGCTATGGTGTATGTGGACAAGCATTTCAGGGGCTGCCCGTATTTTGACCGCTTGGGGGGCAGCACAGTGCGAACGCTAGGGCCAATTATTTCATGAATTCCTTCCACACTTCTCACTGAACTCTGAACAGCAAGAGCGCTTCACTCCAACGAAAAACAACGGCAAAACACGACGAATTCAAATCGAGAGAATTGCCTGAATGATTCTGACCCAGACTCTTGGTTAAAACTGGTAAATCAGACATCGGTGACAAACTAGGAACAGTGACCCGCCGCGTTTTGAAGCCCAACCGCTCACACTCACTTCTCTCACCTCTCAACTCACTCACTTGCATCGGTCAAGTTTCAACATTctcaaccccgccaaaacTGCTTCATaaacaaaaccaaaaatgccaccaccaccactccctgatctaccacccctcctccccctcctctcccaatcccgcctctccaccgccggcgCGCCGATTTCAGAGAGCAACCCCGTCGTGGCCCTCAACCCAGCCATTGACCTCGCCGCGACGGTTTCGGATGGTGATAATAAAGAGAGCAGTACGGTCTACGTCTGGCGGGCGAACGAGCAGGTGGTGTTCAAGCACGCCGAGAGGAGCGGGGCTGGGGTAGAGACGGTTCGGTGGAAGGAGGACGGCAAGTTTCTTgctgttgggtggggggacggggtggtgaggttgatgggggaggggggggggaggggaggagtgTTTATTGCATACGGGTGGGAGatgagggaagggggaaaaggatcaagtttttggggtgggggaggaatgTTACTGGGAATAgtaggaggaggaagaggaggagggtggaagtTGAGACtggaggggggaaggtgggggtGAGTGATTTGCCGCACGAGTTGACttttttggaggtggagggggcgtTGCCGAAGTTGGGGCCTTTGCCGGTTGCTGGGGGGGGTGGTAgtgctggggggggggatgatatgtttttgttttcgtCGACGACGTCGCTGGAGTGGGTGTTTAGGGGGTGtaaggcggaggaggcggatgatgTGCATGTTATGGTTGTTgggatggaggatgggggggtgcaTTTGAGTATTTGTGACTcgtttgttgttgggttgttCAGGCATgagccggtggagggggagagggtgatgctTTGTGGGCATGCTTCGCATGAGGAGACGTCGACACAtgtgctgttgatgaggccgagggagggggaggtgaggaggttgcaTTTGGTGCCGATGGATTTGACGTTTGTGCATTACTCGCCGGTGAACTTGTCGCTGTTGGCGAGCAAGATGACCATGTTGCAGAATTTGCTGAGGTATGTTAAGCAGACGCAGACGCACATGACGAATGAGTGGAAGTCGACGAGGGAACTGCCGCAGAGGTTTTTGaatggggtggaggatgatttgaagaggatggagggtggggggttgagtaTTGTCCAGGCTTTGTGTCACACGGTAGCTACGGGGCATGTTTTCAGGCCGGTGAAGGAGTGGTTGGTGGATGTTGTGGCTGAGAGGGTAAGTCTCTGGATCTGGTTTACATGGCTGATAACTGACGAGGATACAGGGCCACAAACGCTGGGACAAGGCAGTACTCTCGGGATTGCTCAACCTCCGAGGTCTGGTTCATGAGAACCTAATACCAGCACTTGAACGCTGCGGTATCATTCTCAGTCGAATGCTGGGTATTGCCCGCTTCCACGACTCAGAGGAGGGTATTGGCTTCAATGCTACTCAGATCACCAGACTGATAGACATTGTTTCCTGCCTGACTGTCGTTGCCCACAAGATACTTCTCAACGTCATGGATGAGTTGGAATATTTCTCTGTTTTCTCAACATGGCTACGGCTACAGATAGACCAACAagcctcctcgtcatctgCCACCGAAGAGCTCACCGAAAAGGAAGCGACTATGGACCATGCCAAGGTCCTGACTTACATTCAAAGATACCTAACCAGCAGTCCATTGGCCATGTATTTTGACCAAATCACCAAAGAAGACTATGTCAAAGACCAGGAGTATGCCGAGGACAACCCGTCCCTTCTACAGATGCTTGTTAAGCAGCTGAAGAGGCAGGAGTTGGGGCAGCCTTATATGAGAGCGTTGCCCCATGTGGACTTTCTTGTCAACTACTTGACCAGCAGAGCCAACAAGGTGTTTCAAAATATTGCCGAGGCTGAGAAACGAGGTGTCTTGTTTGGAAAAGATGCTGTATTGGAcattggggaggggatttgGAAGCATGATGTTCGGTTGTGTATCAAGCCAGAAGATGTAAGTCTTGGTTGGTATGGCTGTGTAGCGTATGGGGTCACAAAACTGACAAAATATTTATAGGAGGCGACAGGACAGACAGCTTATACGGCGTTGGTATCAGAGCAAGACAGAACCACACGTAAGCTGGAAGATTCTGCTACATCCATGCAGTGCTAACGGCTTTCATCAGTCTTTTTATTCAAGACCGTCATACAGGGTACGAAAGGTGTCAGTGAGCTGGGTCCAACGAGAGCCTGTGGGCTTTCTGTGCCAGAGGGAAAGAGTATTGTTGATTTTGGTTTTCTCGATGAGAACTCATTGTTACTATTATACTGCACTGCAGGTAAGTCAAAGCATTACAAGTCAGCAAAGTGCCTAAAGTTAACCATTGCTATAGGTGACAACCCTGGGTTTTCCCTCATCAAAATTAGCTATCAGTCTGCCACATTGTTGTATCGACACTACGAGGCTGGTCAGCGCCCATCATTGAGGCCTCTTGACATGGATGACCAGACACTGTTTTGTACAAGAGGTTTCTCTCATCTGTCCCACTTCACGCCTGTGCAGATGATGGTTCAAAAGTCATGCAGCCTACGCGGCGAAATACCAGGGCGGGTTTGCCTTGTGGGCAAGGACAGGGCCATGTACAAGACCTATGCGTTACCAAGGAGCTGGGAAGATGTGGACACGAATGGCCAGTGAGAGGATGACGGGAATGTCTTGGTTCTTGATACTGCATTCCGGATCCGAACAATCGGCTCCGAATCTGCAGATAGAGTGTTGGCCCTTTTACACGTAAAGCTTAAGATTTGGTGTATCTATACGCGGAAGTATCCTGATTAGATAGACGTATGCCCATAATGtagcaacatcatcatcctttACATGTTTTACCCCTGAAAAAGCaatgatggtgttgttggaccTCGCCGCACTGTGCTCCCAGAAAGGGGTCCAATAATAGCACCCAACACGCTAACGGCTAGCGATGTCTCCCGAATGCCGTTAGCGTCATGCAACCCCCAGAATGACCCGTCGGCCAGGCGCTGTGTGCAACTGAAACAAACGTCATTGGGCAGCTTTCCAAAAGAGAGAGATGTTCCAGGTTGCACCCTCTCACCGATTAATTGTCTACCTCCTTTGAGCCCGGCTTTCTCGCAACTTTTTACATTCTTCCTAAAAAAACGACCGGGTGCTTCAAGTAGACTGCACGACAAATTACACGCGGCCAAGGTCGTGATAATATCCAATCTCCACATCTAAACGGCATACTCACCTCCGAGCATCCCGGAATAATACAAACAGCTTTCATCAAAGAACAACGCAGCAACTTCTACAGTACATAGGGATACTTCTGAGCACAACACTATTCAGAAACTCCCTCGGAGAGGGTAGAGGTTGGCTCAAGATGAACGAACCAACGATACCGCCCCAGGCGGCGTTCAGCTACAAGCACGCctcagcaccaccgccagtcACCGTGACAGCTCCCTCCACGACAACAGGagggtcctcctcctcccaagcaCCACCGTCAgaaaagcagcaacagcccaAGCCAACGACGGCATCTGTCCCCCGAGCCTCAGGCCCAGCCATCCCCGTGATCCTCAACGAAGCCGCCCTCGACTCTCCCACCTTCCGTTCGACAGCCATCCACTTTGGCGACCAGCTCGACGGCATCGAACGCTGGCTCGACAGCTACACCCGCAGCACGACCAAAGTCGTCCACGACTTTTTGGCTCTCGAGGACACGATCAACGTCTACCTCTCCAAAATGACACCCCCCACCATGGCGACGGGGCCTGACTCCCCCGTCCTCGACGCGGATTACACACTCCCCGCCCTGCGGAGGGCGGGCGACGGGGcgagggagtggtggggCGGGATACTCTCCGCGGTGAGAAGGCTCGAGCCGGCGAGCGTGGACCCGATCAGGAACTTTATCAACAATGACATGAGGGTGCTGCgggagcagaggaggaaCCTGGAGGCGGCGCAAAAGATGTTTGACACGACGCTGGCGAGGTATGTGGGGCAGAGCAAGACGAAGGAGCCGAGCGCGCTGAGGGAGGACGCGTTTGCTGTTTTTGAGACGAGGAAGGGGTATTTGAAGGCGAGCATGGACTTTTGCCAGATGGCGCCGCAGGTGAGGGCGGGGTTGGACAAGCTGCTTGTAAGGGTTTGTGCGGACTTgtggagggagatgaggaaggggaatAACGGTTCTGCTTCTGCGCTTCAGgctgggtggggggaggagctggagcggATCAGGGggtgggcgagggagatggaggcgagCGAGGGGGTTTTTAAACGGGAGTtggggatggcgaggagggatgTTGGGGAGAGCACGTTGGCGATGGCGAAGCCGAGtagggagttggaggattATAGTGTTAGTACGGTGCCGTATTTGGGGAGCAAGGGGCCGTTGAGCATTCAGAGGAAGGATCAGGTGGCAGTTGTTTCGGAGAAGCAGGGGTGGTTATTTTTGAGGACGTTGACGGGGAAGCCGGTGAGGCCGAATTGGATACGGAGGTGGTATTATTGTCGGGATGGGATCTTTGGGTGGTTGATCCAGGCACCTCAGGGGGTGCTGCAGGGTGATGAGATTGGCGTGTTGCTTTGCAGTGCGAGACCCGCTGTCCAGGAGGAGCGGAGGTTTTGCTTTGAGATCAAGACCAAGACGCAGACCATTCTGCTGCAGGCGGAGACGCAGACGCAGCTGGTGGAGTGGCTTGAGGTGTTTgaggtggccaagaagaaggcgatcGAGGCCAGCATGGGACGGGATCCTAATACGCTTGTTGGGGGCATCGATCCTGCTTTCGTCATCACGCCGCCCTCGATTCCAGAGTTCTCTGCCCGAGCGGTTGAGAATCTTGATGAGGCTGACAGCTCTGAGAAGCAACGCAACCTGCCTGTGCCTGGTCCTGATCCGAATGCCGCGGCACGTTCCAGCTTCGACGTGGGGATCGCTCCACCGCGCCGGTCCATCACGACTCACCTaggaagggaggagggagagacTGGAAGGGAGCATGCGGCGCGTATCATGCAGAAGCTTGATCTTCACCGCAAGGCAACATTTGCTAGCTCGATGGATACAATGTCTGCTTCTGGGACCACCGGCGCGAGCTTGATGACCAGCACGGCTTCTACACCTCAGGGAGGGCAGACACCGACTCTTCGTCTGCCAACTCTGTTGCTCGATCACCAGCCAGGCAGCTTGGCACCCGCGACTCTGGCCAAGCCTCCTATATCGACGAGCCTAAGCAAGTCAGCCATTCTGGCAAGCGCCAACAATGCTGCTATCCGGCCCATGTCGAGCGGCGTTTTGGCCAACTACTGGGGAAGCAGTCCTTATACAGCCATCTACTGCCCTGCCGTTGGTTCACCCCCTACTCCTAAGCCCTACGCTAACGACCCCTTTGTTGCATCCATGGTGCCGCGAACACCCACCTTTGAGAaacctcagcctcctcctggtGGACATAGGAAAACACAGAGCGTGGGCACGACCCTCACGGAGCCCAAGGTGACCGAAAAGGCACGGAGCGATGCCCTTCCTGCCAACTACCCGCCCGAACTCAGAGCGCAGTATGCGCAGTTCCGCCTTGTCTTTCCCACAGCGCCGCCTGAGGAGAAACCGGTGCTCGTCTTCAATGCTGCGTGGTCGAGCTCGCCGGTCGAAGGAAAAGAGGATCAAGGGCTGGCTGGCAATGGCCGTATTTTTGTTACATCTGACAGGATGTATTTTTATGGTCACCAGCtgggcttggtggtggcttACACCATCAGCCTGGATAGCATCACCGAGGTCACCTCGGCTCCGGGAAGGGACTGCGACTTTATCTTTTTGCATCTGAACCAGGACATGCAGGACACGACGTACGCTCGGATCACGATCAAGGTGTTCCTTGAGGACTTTTTGCTGCTGCAGTCTAGGCTTAACCTCTTGATTGATGATTTGCAGGCGGCGGAACCGATGGATTTGAGTGAGATTATTACCACGCTGCTCAACATGGAGAGGAACCAGGACGATAATATCCGGAGCCCGAGCGTGGAGAGCTGGGAGGAGATTAGTTCTAATACTCCGGTTGACGACGGGACGCCGTTTGGGAGGCCGGTGTCGAGACGGGTGGGGGATCTGAGTGGGAGGTTCATTCGGTATTCGCGCCAGGGGGGGTCGAAGAAGCAAGTGCAGAAGTTTCAGCTGCCGGCTCACGCGGTGATGTACGAGCCGGAGGACATGGGGGCCGCGGTGGCGGAGAGGCACTTTGAGATGAGCGCCAAGGCGTGCTTCCATGTGCTCTTTGGGGACAAGTCGTTTATCTTTCCGAAGCTGTATTTTGAGCGGAGGGCAAAGGAGATTGCGCAGGGGCCGTGGGAGCTGAGCGATCACGGGGGCAAGATGAAGAGGGTGTTTAGGTTCAAGGTTGACTATGTGGACatgctggggaggaggaagccgggGGAGGTGACGGACGTGCAGACGATTGACATATTCAACGATCACATCACGTATGTGGTGTCGCATGTGAGGACGCCGTGGCACTTGCCGCACTCGGGGGCTTTCAGGCTTGTGACGAAGGTGGTGATTACGCATGTGGCCAAGAGCAAGTGCAAGCTGGCCGTTTATACACGGACGAGCTGGGAGAAGGGGCAGCAGGCGTTTGCGAGGAGTATGGTGGAACGGCAGGCGCTGGATGATGCgaggagggatggggaggagttggCCGAGGTGGCGACGGATCAAGTTAGGAAGTTGGGGATTCACAGCAGGACGAAGAGGGCGATTCAGGTGTATGGGGATGTGGGCAGGAGGGGGGACGTGGTTGTTTTCAGTCCGGATGAGGACCtgaagggggatggggtgggggtgaggcCGAGGACGTTGGGGGCCATGATGTgggagacggggaggagTTTCATGGAGAGCGCAATTACCAGTGTGATGATGTGGGCTTTTGCGGCGGTGAAGAAGGTGTTTGGGGTTTTGAAGGCGAACCGGGTGATattggtgatgttggtggttaGCTTGGGGTATAACTTGGTTAGCTGGGGGCAGGGGACGAGCCGGTGGTGGACCGAGAGGAGGTCGGAGAGGTTTATGCaaaggttgggggtggggccgaatttggtgatggggaaggcGATTTATTTGgcggatttggaggaggcgagtAGAGGGTCGGCGGTGGGGATGGAGTTAGGAAGGCCGGTGGGGAGCCAGTGGTATGCTTCGCTTCTTTTCTCTGGCGGTTGGATAGAGGATGCTAATCTGAGTGCAACAGTTACGACACCTTCCAGGCCATCGTCAACTCGACCAACCTCGACGCTCCTTACCAAGACGCCGGGGCAGGCTTCACCTCAGCCACCACCCGAGCAGCGGCCCGTCGTCTCCGTCGCACTCGCCAGCGTCTGGCCGGGTACAGACACGATCTCCTGGTGGCCATGCGTGTGGTCAACGGCATcgagctggagatggtgcAGTCGGAGTGGGAGAACTGGCTCGAAGACGAGAACCAACGCTGTGAGCGGGTCGCGAGGCTCTTGACGCACAATGCTCCCAAACAACTCTCtcaggaagaaaaggaggaggctcaAAAGGTGCTTGGAGGCGGCGATGC of Podospora pseudopauciseta strain CBS 411.78 chromosome 7 map unlocalized CBS411.78m_7, whole genome shotgun sequence contains these proteins:
- a CDS encoding uncharacterized protein (COG:D; COG:O; EggNog:ENOG503NYEC); the encoded protein is MPPPPLPDLPPLLPLLSQSRLSTAGAPISESNPVVALNPAIDLAATVSDGDNKESSTVYVWRANEQVVFKHAERSGAGVETVRWKEDGKFLAVGWGDGVGRGKRIKFLGWGRNVTGNSRRRKRRRVEVETGGGKVGVSDLPHELTFLEVEGALPKLGPLPVAGGGGSAGGGDDMFLFSSTTSLEWVFRGCKAEEADDVHVMVVGMEDGGVHLSICDSFVVGLFRHEPVEGERVMLCGHASHEETSTHVLLMRPREGEVRRLHLVPMDLTFVHYSPVNLSLLASKMTMLQNLLRYVKQTQTHMTNEWKSTRELPQRFLNGVEDDLKRMEGGGLSIVQALCHTVATGHVFRPVKEWLVDVVAERGHKRWDKAVLSGLLNLRGLVHENLIPALERCGIILSRMLGIARFHDSEEGIGFNATQITRLIDIVSCLTVVAHKILLNVMDELEYFSVFSTWLRLQIDQQASSSSATEELTEKEATMDHAKVLTYIQRYLTSSPLAMYFDQITKEDYVKDQEYAEDNPSLLQMLVKQLKRQELGQPYMRALPHVDFLVNYLTSRANKVFQNIAEAEKRGVLFGKDAVLDIGEGIWKHDVRLCIKPEDEATGQTAYTALVSEQDRTTLFLFKTVIQGTKGVSELGPTRACGLSVPEGKSIVDFGFLDENSLLLLYCTAGDNPGFSLIKISYQSATLLYRHYEAGQRPSLRPLDMDDQTLFCTRGFSHLSHFTPVQMMVQKSCSLRGEIPGRVCLVGKDRAMYKTYALPRSWEDVDTNGQ
- the SIP3 gene encoding SNF1-interacting protein (COG:U; EggNog:ENOG503NWG8), producing MNEPTIPPQAAFSYKHASAPPPVTVTAPSTTTGGSSSSQAPPSEKQQQPKPTTASVPRASGPAIPVILNEAALDSPTFRSTAIHFGDQLDGIERWLDSYTRSTTKVVHDFLALEDTINVYLSKMTPPTMATGPDSPVLDADYTLPALRRAGDGAREWWGGILSAVRRLEPASVDPIRNFINNDMRVLREQRRNLEAAQKMFDTTLARYVGQSKTKEPSALREDAFAVFETRKGYLKASMDFCQMAPQVRAGLDKLLVRVCADLWREMRKGNNGSASALQAGWGEELERIRGWAREMEASEGVFKRELGMARRDVGESTLAMAKPSRELEDYSVSTVPYLGSKGPLSIQRKDQVAVVSEKQGWLFLRTLTGKPVRPNWIRRWYYCRDGIFGWLIQAPQGVLQGDEIGVLLCSARPAVQEERRFCFEIKTKTQTILLQAETQTQLVEWLEVFEVAKKKAIEASMGRDPNTLVGGIDPAFVITPPSIPEFSARAVENLDEADSSEKQRNLPVPGPDPNAAARSSFDVGIAPPRRSITTHLGREEGETGREHAARIMQKLDLHRKATFASSMDTMSASGTTGASLMTSTASTPQGGQTPTLRLPTLLLDHQPGSLAPATLAKPPISTSLSKSAILASANNAAIRPMSSGVLANYWGSSPYTAIYCPAVGSPPTPKPYANDPFVASMVPRTPTFEKPQPPPGGHRKTQSVGTTLTEPKVTEKARSDALPANYPPELRAQYAQFRLVFPTAPPEEKPVLVFNAAWSSSPVEGKEDQGLAGNGRIFVTSDRMYFYGHQLGLVVAYTISLDSITEVTSAPGRDCDFIFLHLNQDMQDTTYARITIKVFLEDFLLLQSRLNLLIDDLQAAEPMDLSEIITTLLNMERNQDDNIRSPSVESWEEISSNTPVDDGTPFGRPVSRRVGDLSGRFIRYSRQGGSKKQVQKFQLPAHAVMYEPEDMGAAVAERHFEMSAKACFHVLFGDKSFIFPKLYFERRAKEIAQGPWELSDHGGKMKRVFRFKVDYVDMLGRRKPGEVTDVQTIDIFNDHITYVVSHVRTPWHLPHSGAFRLVTKVVITHVAKSKCKLAVYTRTSWEKGQQAFARSMVERQALDDARRDGEELAEVATDQVRKLGIHSRTKRAIQVYGDVGRRGDVVVFSPDEDLKGDGVGVRPRTLGAMMWETGRSFMESAITSVMMWAFAAVKKVFGVLKANRVILVMLVVSLGYNLVSWGQGTSRWWTERRSERFMQRLGVGPNLVMGKAIYLADLEEASRGSAVGMELGRPVGSQCYDTFQAIVNSTNLDAPYQDAGAGFTSATTRAAARRLRRTRQRLAGYRHDLLVAMRVVNGIELEMVQSEWENWLEDENQRCERVARLLTHNAPKQLSQEEKEEAQKVLGGGDARRKEALAKWHAEYCGSCEADHRALMASSQRASLVR